The Tursiops truncatus isolate mTurTru1 chromosome 11, mTurTru1.mat.Y, whole genome shotgun sequence genomic sequence gcaccctgcaggcctcGCCCCCGCACGGCCTCCTGCGCCTCcgtctcccctgcccctcccaggctcCCTGCTCCCCCACCCTCAGTGCATCCTGGCGAGAGCCTCCTGAGTGTGCACAGCGGTCTGTCCTGACAGAAACCGGGCGGACATGCCCTGTCCCTGCCTGTCCCCACcctcagaaagaaaatcaaactgTTACAGAAATCAACGCAGTAAAAAGTTATAAATCAGAAAGCTAACCCTAAACTTATCCAAGAGATAGTATTCCTGAATAATCGTaatcagagtaaaataaaatagaaaagttacACTGTAAGGTATAAAAAGCCTGGGCGAGATGTTTCCAGGGGCCCGGCCGGGAGACGGTCAGCCCCGCCCGCATCCGCGCACCCGCTCTCCGGGTGGCCAGGGGCACCGGGGCCTCCGCCGCGCAGTCTCTCCACCGGGAGGGAGCCCTGCGCCTCCTGCCCCACGCCACGCGGGGACAAAGTGTCAGCGGAGGAAGGACAGGGCAGAAGCGCACTGGTGCCGGGGGGCTCCCAGAGCACACCGCCTGCCCACCCTGTCTTCTTTGGCAAATACACAGGAATCCGGGCACCCCGGCACCCCGAGGTCTCTGCacctcctcctccctggcctccgCCCGCCGAGAAGGCTGCAGCGGGCGGCGGGGAAGGCGGGCCGGGGCGGCGGGCGCAGGGGTCAGCAGTCTGGAGGGTGCGGGCAGGCGACACAAGCTGAAGGCCTCTTCCCAGGCGCAGTGTCCGCGGGGCCGGGGCGTTCGGCCGGCCCGCTCAGGCGtcatattttttcccagtccGGTGGATGTGCTGGAAGAGGGTCATGGAGAAGGCCATGCCCAGAATCTGAAAGACACGGGGAAGGCCTCAGATGGGGGCCACGGGCACCCAGAGCGCGAGAGGCAGCCCCCTGCAGGATGCAGATGCTGGCGGAGTGAGGACGATGCAGAAAAGGGGAGGCCGCACGTGGGGACCTCGGCCGCTCGGACTGTCCGTGTGGGACGTCACCGAGCTTCGAGGCCCAGAAACCTGCCGTCTCAGAGCGCTGCGGTGAGGGCAGGACCTGACCCTAAGTGGCAGCCGACGGGGAGCTGGGGGCGTGGGGGTAGCGGCAGGACGTGGACAGCCCCCCGCCTCACTTCCGCGGGGTCCTGGGGTACATGGCGTGGCGTCTGACCGCTGCTCCGCTGGGAGGAAGTTACCACTCATCTGGGTCCCCTCAACCCCCCGATCCCGAGCGGAGCAGAACGTGCAGGAAGCCAGCCTGCGGCCTCCCGGGCACCGGCACTCGCCGCGAATCCCGCGGCCAAGGACACCGTACTTCCCGCGGCACTCACACTCAAGGTCTGCCCGTGACCTTGGAGACCGaggggcccagcctggccccggCGTCCTGGTCCAGGCCGGGCTGCAGGCAGCCCCGAGCCGAGCCCCACTCTTGGCACCGGAGAGACCCTTGCTCCCATGAGCCCGTCTTCCGTCAGAGCCCTGAGCAGGGACAGTGGCTTGTCTGCTAAGCTCGGAGGCTCGCAGATGACCAGACATGGTCCGGCCCGCGGGGTTTAGGGAAGAAAGGGGACCTCGTGCAGGAGCTCATCTCCCCGTGGATGGACCAGTCAGGGTCAGGTGGTCACCAAGGGTAGGAGTTACACACAAGTGGGCAAGGGGGAGCCCATAATGCCCCCCCAGAAAGGCCGGGGGCTCCTGCTCTCACCACGTCAGCCTTCTCTTCAAGGAGGGAGCCGGGGGCCCCTGCGAGTCCCCCTCCGTCACCCACGCTGGGCCTTGCACAGCATGACCGCCCGCGAAACGCTGGCTGAGGGCAGCGAGCCCTTCCCGAGCGCCTCCCCCGTGCGACGTGTCGGCTATTAAACTCACATAACGCTCAGAAGCGGCCCACGATCACGCCCACTACGCGGATGTGTAAACGAAGGCACAGCGGCTCAGCCACCTGCCAGGTCGCACGTATCCCACGGGATGGGGCAGACCCCACGGAGGCACCTGTAGGCCTTGCTCACAGCTGACGCCTGAGGACTCACTGCCGTTCAGTTCAGTCACAGGGTAAACGTCCCCGTGCTGTGGGGACAGGCACGTCACAGGCAAACCCATGGGGGCTTCCTACAGGCTCGCACAGGCCCCGGGGGCGCAGCCCGGGCGGGGAGGGGCAGGTCGGTCCTCTCTACCTCGGGCTTTGGGGCTGGGCTGCGCGAGGCTGGACGGCCCCCTTACCTGCACGATCAGGATGCACATCCCCACCGTGCCGAGCACGTGTTTATTGTCATCAAACCACATCTTCACCTTCTCGTAGCAGCCCTGGGGAGTGAGGACCAGAGCTTCAGGCGCCGGCGTGACCCTCTCTgcgcctctgcccctgcccccggcCCCGGTCCTCTTGCCTTCGAGCATCTCCCCCAGGGGTTCCGCCTACAAGGCCCCGCCGCACAGCCCCAGACCCCATTCCCTCCGACCTCCAACGCCCCCAGATGTGGGCCCAGATCCCCCACTGCCCACCTGCCTTCTGGCTTCAGGCCTGTGCATCCCCGCCCGTCCCACATTAAGCCACCTCCTTGGTGGCCCGGGCCACGGTCCCCAGGCTGTCCACCGCACGgacccctggggtggggtggggtgcagccTCACCGTCCTCCACACGGGGGCGCTGCTGTTGCGCCCACAGCCCTGGGAGTTCTCCATGCAGCAGCGGTCGGGAACCGTGTTCTCCCCCAGCACCGGGTACCAGTCTGTGTAGTCGGTGACACCACAGCACCGCATCTGCAGGGGGAGGGGCCCAGGGTCAGACGGGCCACACCCGGCTTCCCCGTTGGGCTTCCCCTGTCACCCGGCCCAGGGGTGACAGCCTTCTTGTCCCTTCTTTGGGCCTCAGCCGGGCCCAGGGGAGGAAGTGATCGCTCCTTCCTGGAGGCTGGATGGGGAGAAGGCAATGTCACCTGCCCTCTGAGCTGGGCGCTGGGCGCTGGGCGCTGGGCAGGCCGCTCAGCCCTCCGCTCGCCCACCAGCGCCCTGGCTCTTGGCTCTGTGGATCGCCCAAGCTGGCTGTAGCCCCCTGCCCCCTCGCGCTGTGCTAACTCCTTTCCTCTTAGAACAGAACCTCTTGAGTCATGACAAGGGAGGCAACCCTGCTGCTAAAATAAGTTGTCGTTCGTGCCAAAGCTTCAGAAAGGAAGGGCTTGGACGAGGTGCCCTCTCGATCATCcgtccttcccagctccctgggcCCCGCAGCTGCAGGCCACGTCCAGGCCCTGCTTGCCGACCCCCTCACCCCTCTGCGGCTGCCACACGGTGTCTGACCCAGAAGGCCAGGGTGCCCAGCCGGGTCCCAGAGTCTGAGGCCAGGCCCCGCCGTCCCACCCAGCACAACCCCGCACCTCGGCCTGAATGATGTTCCAGGCGTTCTTAAGCCCCACGTTGTTCTCCGAGTTGTACAGCAGCAGGCCTTCCTTCAGGTCCTTCCTGGCGTTCTCATTCACCTGGCAGGTGAGGGCAGACTCAGGTTGGGCGAGAGCAGGAGGCCGCCCCGCTCCCCAGCTCTCCCAGGTTGGCCAGGACAGCTGGCCACAGCTCTCCCGGGCGGGGGAGGCCCGCCGGGGGCCGGGCGGTGACCCTGGAGAGCCGAGCTCTTCGGGCCAGAGCTGTGACACGGAGGCGGGGACAGCCCAAGCCGCTCAGCTGCCCTGGTCCCAGGACCAGCCCCGCACAGGCCACCTGCCTCCAGGCCATGACACCCCCCAACGCTGCCCCTGTCGGGACACACCCTGGGAACTGCAGGGTGCGGATCAGCTGTCCCGAGCGTGGGCCACCTCTGCTTTGTCTGTGAAGTTGGAAAATAGCCTCTATCTCTGGGGTTGTGAGAGCTAGAGGAAAGGACTCCCATAAAGAGCTGAGAACAAGGCTGGCCCGCGGGGATCTCGCAGTATTATTCGTGCCTCCTTTTCAGAGATGCAAAGGAACTACTGTTACAAATCCTAAGAGTGCCTCTCCCTCTCAGCGTGGCCCGGGCGCCTCCTTCAGGACCCAAGGAGAAGATGGTAACACGGTTCTGGGTACAACGCACCCAAAGGGCCCACCGAGCCCAAAGCCCACGCTTGGCCAGTCGTTCCTGGTGGTCCCAGAAGAAGTTCCCCAACTTTGCAGGGAACCGTCCAGCCTGGCGGGGTCGCCAGGGGTCCCCGCTCCACCCTCCTGACCCCCCGGGGCAGCCTGGGAGCAGCTGTCTGTCCCCAAAGGTCTCTGGAATCACAGCTGCCTCCACTGTGAGCCCTACACACTGTCACCTGGAAGCTTCCCCTGTGTTACCAATAGGTTACCCTCCTATCACCCAGCCCAGGCACCTAGTGAGCCCTGCATCCCTTCCCCACAACTGTGTTTGAATACTCCCAGTGACGGGGAGCTCTCTGTGCCACAGGCCGTCCATGGCATCCCGTGGTCATTGGAGGACTCCACTTCCTAAGACTACACTAGGTAATGAGCCCCCACCAAAACCTCTCCTCCAGGCCCTTCTTAGCTCTCCTCTCCTCACAAGTATGAACTGTCACTGCTTTCCCTCCGGCTTCCCAGACCCAACCCCAGGGGCAAGGAAGTTCCAtacgccccctcccctcctggaagGCTTACCTTGTCCGTGTAGACAAAGAAGAGGATAATTAAGATCAGCTCCGCCAGGAGGGTGATCAACAAGACGATGAAAAACTGCAAAGAGAAGGTGCAGGCGTGGGCACGTGGCAGCGGTCCCGGGCGGGGACAGGGTGCAAACGGGGTGGCCGGGGACAGGTAACACCTAGACAGGACTTCCCAggtacgggagaggccacggctcCTGAGGACTCCCagatggggagggcagggagaggaggcagaCACCAGTCAAGGAGTGCGAGGGGCACCTAGGGCAGGGGCAGCCAATCATGAGGAAGAGGGGCGGGGTCAGGCAAAGACCATTCTAGGAGCTACTTCTCCGGGCTCAGGCTGGGCACCCAGGGGGCTCAGGGGCTCAGATGCAGGGCGATCCAGCGTTCGGAGGGCTGGGGGGTCTGGGGTCCAACTTACACTCAGAAGGAGGCACCTGTTCTCCTTGACGGCGCCCAGGCAGCCGAGGAAGCCCGTCACCATGACGACGGTGCCTATGGCAATGACGAGGTTGGCTGCAGACAGCGATGGGAAGCTGGGGGAGAAGGTGGCAAAATTGCCTTGGGACACGGAGAGCCAAATGCCCACTCCAAGCAGTCCACAGCCACAGagctggagagaaagggaagcCTGTTAGCCCGGCACTGCTCTGGTATCCGTCTCCACAAGACTCAAAGGACTGCGTGTCCCTCCACTGCCCCCACTTCCCCCGGCCCCAACCGTGAGACACGGACAGGGTGCAGCTGGGTGGTGTGACCTGCACGAAGCCCCCAGCCTCTCCGCGTCAAACGGGATGGAACTAGCTTCTCGAAGCTCAGAGGGTCACGTCAATGAGGACAAATTAAACAAGGCGCAGGGAAAGCACGTAACAAGTACGGAAGGTCCTAGCTGCACGTGCGTGGCCATGGGGGTCCCACTCAGCAGAGGAGGGCCTGGCGCTCCGGAAGGAGGCGGGGAGGGGCCACATGGTCATGGAAGCAAGTGAGGAGTTTGGGAGGGAACCGCCGAGCCAGTTTCTCAGAGCCAGACCCTGCGGTGACTGGGTCCCGCTGCCCTGACCAGAAGGGCCACCTGTCCATGGTCCTCAGGAGCTGGAAGAACAAATTTCACGCATATGGAAACAGGAAGGGGCTCCCTGGC encodes the following:
- the TSPAN9 gene encoding tetraspanin-9 isoform X3, whose protein sequence is MARGCLCCLKYTMFLFNLIFWLCGCGLLGVGIWLSVSQGNFATFSPSFPSLSAANLVIAIGTVVMVTGFLGCLGAVKENRCLLLSFFIVLLITLLAELILIILFFVYTDKVNENARKDLKEGLLLYNSENNVGLKNAWNIIQAEMRCCGVTDYTDWYPVLGENTVPDRCCMENSQGCGRNSSAPVWRTGCYEKVKMWFDDNKHVLGTVGMCILIVQILGMAFSMTLFQHIHRTGKKYDA
- the TSPAN9 gene encoding tetraspanin-9 isoform X1 codes for the protein MTGWEVVRGHPPAPSLAGTGLACGCISSGLDLTQEEEFKKCNMARGCLCCLKYTMFLFNLIFWLCGCGLLGVGIWLSVSQGNFATFSPSFPSLSAANLVIAIGTVVMVTGFLGCLGAVKENRCLLLSFFIVLLITLLAELILIILFFVYTDKVNENARKDLKEGLLLYNSENNVGLKNAWNIIQAEMRCCGVTDYTDWYPVLGENTVPDRCCMENSQGCGRNSSAPVWRTGCYEKVKMWFDDNKHVLGTVGMCILIVQILGMAFSMTLFQHIHRTGKKYDA
- the TSPAN9 gene encoding tetraspanin-9 isoform X2; protein product: MEKSSSEDSSIHRSPSLDSKDSDFAKPSTSGRPFGRGFTAGAFYGTAGSRGQSRAEAGVKTDKYNAPKGSKYVVFYLDLSFVLLLEFKKCNMARGCLCCLKYTMFLFNLIFWLCGCGLLGVGIWLSVSQGNFATFSPSFPSLSAANLVIAIGTVVMVTGFLGCLGAVKENRCLLLSFFIVLLITLLAELILIILFFVYTDKVNENARKDLKEGLLLYNSENNVGLKNAWNIIQAEMRCCGVTDYTDWYPVLGENTVPDRCCMENSQGCGRNSSAPVWRTGCYEKVKMWFDDNKHVLGTVGMCILIVQILGMAFSMTLFQHIHRTGKKYDA